The Fragaria vesca subsp. vesca linkage group LG2, FraVesHawaii_1.0, whole genome shotgun sequence genome includes a window with the following:
- the LOC101314823 gene encoding transmembrane protein 147-like — protein sequence MTVFHFFNCAILTFGPHAVYYSATPLSEYDTLGTSIKTGVVYLGTALLKLVCLATFLKVSDNESFDPYQELLKALIGFIDVAGLYFALTQLTHRNISQNHKFQAVGLGWAFADSVLHRLAPLWVGARGLEFTWDYILQGLEANANLVLSISLAALGSLMWLRKNKPKTLIPIIYICAGIVATMPSITSYLRRGLGWHFPEVVGFQLFTSLVMAFISWQLFAACQRPSA from the exons ATGACGGTGTTTCACTTCTTCAACTGCGCCATTCTGACTTTTGGTCCTCACGCCGTTTACTACTCCGCCACTCCCCT ATCGGAGTACGATACGCTCGGTACCTCCATCAAAACAGGTGTGGTTTATCTCGGAACAGCTCTACTCAAG CTTGTTTGTTTGGCTACTTTTCTCAAGGTGTCTGATAATGAAAGCTTCGATCCATATCAG GAATTGTTGAAAGCGTTGATCGGTTTCATAGATGTTGCTGGCCTTTACTTTGCTTTGACGCAGTTGACGCATAGGAACATCTCTCAGAATCATAAATTTCAAGCAGTGGGACTCG GGTGGGCTTTTGCCGATTCGGTTCTCCATAGATTGGCGCCTCTTTGGGTGGGTGCCAGAGGACTAGAATTTACCTGGGATTACATTCTGCAAGGTCTTGAGGCAAATGCAAATCTG GTTTTGAGCATATCCCTTGCTGCATTGGGATCTTTGATGTGGCTCCGCAAAAACAAGCCTAAGACACTGATTCCTATAATATACATCTGTGCTGGGATTGTGGCTACCATGCCATCTATCACAAG CTATCTAAGGCGTGGACTGGGGTGGCACTTTCCGGAGGTGGTAGGATTTCAACTGTTTACCTCTCTGGTCATGGCATTCATCAGTTGGCAGCTTTTTGCTGCATGTCAGAGGCCCTCTGCCTGA
- the LOC101315118 gene encoding B3 domain-containing protein Os03g0619600-like, protein MADEALRVMMPNPRRPHFFAFFSADLSSDRLKIPERFMIHMEGRTSGVVVLSGPSGNVWNVHLIEQNGDLFFHYGWPAFVRDHSLECGDFLIFRYDGELHFTVQVFDQTACEKEAAFHTRCGQSSSYFEKLVGRKRAREEGCGLDRLFEESTSSQHTKPYENPGLDVVIFKAKQAIQNSLNDRNSMQITPAHEVAQSFSSSNPYFLRIMKNFNISGSYTLNIPYKFSVAHLPNCKVKIVLLNLKGESWTVNSVPTTRVHTSHTLCGGWMAFVRYNDIKLGDICVFELVRECEFRVHIQTGESSSRLCAPITLKGLSKKAKGNSSKVHTKSLRKIEMAETRKHGNTSKSIAKGALSSQSKAASKKLATRRKKTVEDDQGSKAELRMRLSLVEEKAAQSFTSCFPSFVKIMKKFNISGSYTLKIPYQFSTEHLPNFKTEIVLQNSKGESWTVNSVPDSKGRVVHTFCGGWMAFVRGNNINIGDICIFELVGKREMRVHISGADKNGFDHQAGEATTNAV, encoded by the exons ATGGCGGATGAAGCTTTAAGGGTGATGATGCCTAATCCGAGAAGGCCTCACTTCTTTGCCTTCTTCTCTGCTGATTTGAGCTCAGACCGACTG AAAATACCTGAGAGGTTTATGATTCACATGGAAGGCAGAACATCCGGAGTGGTTGTGTTGTCTGGACCTAGCGGGAATGTGTGGAATGTTCACTTGATCGAACAGAATGGTGATTTGTTCTTCCATTATGGGTGGCCGGCATTTGTGAGAGACCATTCCCTAGAATGTGGTGACTTCTTGATTTTCAGATATGATGGCGAGTTGCATTTCACTGTGCAAGTTTTTGATCAAACTGCGTGTGAGAAAGAAGCCGCGTTTCATACCCGATGTGGCCAAAGTTCTAGCTACTTTGAGAAACTTGTCGGACGGAAAAGGGCCAGGGAGGAAGGATGTGGACTTGACAGGTTATTTGAAGAATCGACTTCTTCCCAGCATACAAAGCCTTATGAAAATCCTG GTTTGGATGTAGTCATATTCAAAGCAAAGCAAGCCATCCAAAATAGTTTGAATGATAGAAATTCTATGCAGATAACTCCGGCACATGAAGTAGCTCAATCATTTAGCTCCTCTAATCCTTATTTTCTGAGAATCATGAAAAATTTCAACATCAGTGGTTCATATACTTTG AACATTCCATATAAATTTTCAGTGGCACATCTACCAAACTGTAAAGTAAAGATTGTCCTTCTGAATTTGAAAGGAGAAAGTTGGACTGTCAATTCTGTGCCAACTACAAGAGTGCATACAAGTCATACTCTCTGTGGAGGATGGATGGCTTTTGTCCGGTATAATGACATAAAGCTAGGGGATATCTGTGTTTTTGAACTTGTACGCGAGTGTGAATTTCGTGTCCATATTCAAACTGGAGAATCATCTAGTAGGTTGTGTGCTCCGATAACTTTGAAAGGCTTGTCAAAGAAAGCCAAGGGGAACTCTTCTAAAGTCCATACGAAGAGCCTAAGGAAGATAGAGATGGCTGAGACAAGGAAACATGGAAACACATCAAAATCTATTGCCAAAGGCGCACTTTCCTCTCAGTCCAAAGCAGCCAGTAAAAAGTTGG CTACTCGCAGGAAAAAAACTGTTGAGGATGACCAAGGGTCAAAAGCTGAGTTAAGAATGAGGTTGTCACTTGTCGAAGAAAAAGCAGCTCAATCTTTCACTTCTTGCTTCCCAAGTTTTGTGAAGATCATGAAGAAGTTCAATATCAGTGGTTCATATACTTTG AAAATCCCATACCAGTTTTCAACAGAACATCTACCCAACTTCAAAACAGAGATCGTGCTTCAAAATTCAAAAGGGGAAAGTTGGACCGTGAACTCTGTTCCAGACTCAAAAGGGCGAGTGGTGCATACGTTCTGTGGTGGGTGGATGGCATTTGTACGTGGAAATAATATCAACATTGGAGATATCTGCATTTTTGAACTTGTTGGTAAGCGTGAAATGCGAGTGCACATATCTGGTGCTGATAAAAATGGCTTTGATCATCAAGCTGGAGAAGCAACGACTAATGCAGTGTAG
- the LOC101315406 gene encoding ent-kaurene oxidase, chloroplastic-like — protein sequence MATLHQILPELQSTPFAIPIALAALSWLFLYYIRVSYFTNNNKSVHAKLPPVPVVPGLPVIGNLLQLKEKKPYKTFTRWAEQYGPIYSIRTGASTMVVLNTSEVAKEAMVTRYSSISTRKLSNALKILTADKCMVAISDYNDFHKMIKRYILANVLGPRAQKRHRSNRDTLRANVLSKLHSHVKKSPQEAVNFRKVFESELFGIAVKQAFGKDIEKPIYVEEFGTTLSKDEIFKILVLDIMEGAIEVDWRDFFPYLRWIPNKTMETKIQQLYSRRKAVMTALINEQKKRIASGEEINCYIDFLLSEGKTLTMDQITMLLWETIIETADTTMVTTEWAMYEIAKNPKQQDRLYQEMQKVCGSEMVTEEHLSRLPYLNAVFHETLRKHSPAALVPLRYAHEDTQLGGYYLPAGTEIAINIYGCNMDKHQWESPEEWKPERFLDPKYDPMDLYKTMSFGAGKRACAGSLQAMLIACPTIGRLVQEFEWKLRAGEEENVDTVGLTTHKRDPMHAILKPRS from the exons ATGGCCACCCTCCACCAAATCCTCCCAGAACTCCAATCAACGCCCTTTGCCATCCCTATTGCTCTTGCCGCTCTGTCTTGGCTCTTCTTGTATTACATCAGAGTTTCATACTTTACCAACAACAACAAGAGTGTTCATGCCAAGCTGCCTCCCGTACCAG TGGTTCCTGGGCTGCCGGTGATCGGAAATCTGCTGCAACTCAAGGAGAAGAAACCATACAAGACTTTCACGAGGTGGGCTGAGCAGTATGGCCCCATCTATTCCATCAGGACCGGTGCTTCCACCATGGTCGTTCTTAATACCTCCGAAGTTGCCAAAGAG GCCATGGTGACCAGATATTCATCCATCTCAACCAGAAAGCTATCAAATGCACTGAAGATTCTTACTGCTGATAAATGTATGGTTGCAATAAGTGACTACAACGATTTTCACAAGATGATAAAGCGATACATACTTGCAAATGTTCTTGGACCCAGAGCTCAG AAGCGACACCGGAGCAACAGAGATACTTTGAGAGCAAATGTCTTGAGCAAGCTACATTCTCATGTAAAGAAGTCTCCTCAAGAAGCTGTGAATTTCAGAAAAGTTTTTGAGTCGGAACTCTTTGGAATTGCTGTGAAGCAG GCCTTTGGAAAGGACATAGAAAAACCCATTTATGTGGAGGAATTTGGCACAACACTTTCAAAGGATGAGATCTTCAAGATTCTAGTGCTTGATATAATGGAGGGTGCAATTGAGGTTGATTGGAGAGATTTTTTCCCTTACCTGAGATGGATTCCTAATAAGACCATGGAGACAAAAATTCAGCAACTGTATTCCCGCAGGAAAGCAGTGATGACTGCTCTGATCAACGAGCAGAAGAAGCGAATTGCTTCAGGAGAG GAAATCAATTGTTATATCGACTTCTTGCTTTCTGAAGGGAAAACACTGACAATGGACCAAATAACAATGTTGCTTTGGGAGACTATAATTGAAACAGCAGATACTACAATGGTTACAACAGAATGGGCTATGTATGAAATTGCTAAAAATCCTAAGCAACAG GATCGTCTCTATCAAGAGATGCAAAAGGTATGTGGATCGGAGATGGTGACAGAGGAACACTTGTCCAGACTGCCATACCTGAATGCAGTTTTCCATGAAACTCTAAGGAAGCACAGTCCAGCTGCATTAGTTCCTTTAAGATATGCACATGAAGACACCCAACTAGGAGGTTACTACCTTCCAGCTGGAACTGAG ATTGCAATAAACATATACGGGTGTAACATGGACAAACATCAATGGGAAAGCCCCGAGGAATGGAAGCCAGAGAGATTTCTAGACCCGAAATATGATCCAATGGATTTGTACAAAACCATGTCTTTTGGGGCAGGAAAAAGGGCATGTGCCGGTTCCCTCCAGGCAATGTTAATAGCGTGCCCGACGATTGGTAGGCTGGTGCAGGAGTTTGAGTGGAAGCTTAGAGCTGGAGAAGAAGAAAATGTAGATACTGTCGGGCTCACCACTCACAAACGCGATCCAATGCACGCAATCCTGAAGCCGAGGAGTTAG